In one window of Gemmatimonas sp. UBA7669 DNA:
- the lptE gene encoding LptE family protein, which produces MKRSGDGPEMDGPNVQRRELPAVWSRRRWLGQVMQVSVATAAAGVLAACYRFSGGGGLPRHLKTVAIQPFDNQTAAPELQREVFEQLRNVMRDRLNLREAPESRADLVVRGAITKYEVDLPAGASADPRQTTSTRRRLQLTLDIEIVESASGRNLFKKGSMSREGQYAEGGERNGRRNALESLMNDIVEGVQSQW; this is translated from the coding sequence ATGAAGCGATCTGGCGACGGCCCTGAGATGGACGGCCCAAACGTGCAGCGCCGCGAGTTGCCCGCTGTCTGGTCGCGCCGTCGCTGGCTGGGTCAGGTGATGCAGGTGTCTGTGGCCACCGCGGCTGCGGGAGTGCTTGCGGCCTGCTATCGCTTTTCCGGCGGAGGCGGCCTGCCGCGGCATCTCAAGACCGTGGCCATTCAGCCGTTCGACAATCAGACGGCGGCTCCCGAGTTGCAGCGCGAGGTGTTCGAGCAGCTGCGCAACGTCATGCGGGATCGACTCAACCTGCGCGAGGCGCCCGAGTCGCGCGCGGATCTCGTGGTGCGTGGCGCCATCACCAAGTACGAAGTCGACTTGCCGGCCGGTGCCTCTGCTGATCCCCGGCAAACCACTTCTACGCGGCGTCGCCTGCAACTCACGCTCGATATCGAGATCGTGGAGAGCGCCTCGGGGCGCAACTTGTTCAAGAAGGGCAGCATGTCGCGCGAAGGGCAGTATGCCGAGGGCGGTGAACGCAACGGTCGACGCAACGCCCTCGAAAGCCTCATGAACGACATCGTCGAAGGAGTGCAGTCGCAGTGGTGA
- the rfaE2 gene encoding D-glycero-beta-D-manno-heptose 1-phosphate adenylyltransferase — MLPPLPRRPVDKVMSWDAAVAWRASAPAPLVFTNGVFDLLHPGHIEVLDRARREGAALVVGLNSDASVQRLKGPTRPVRNTAERAAVLAGLEAVDAVVVFEDDTPQALVQALAPDVIVKGGDYSPDTIVGAEVVRARGGRVVVVPLVPGQSTTSIIEKLRG; from the coding sequence ATGCTACCGCCTCTGCCGCGTCGCCCGGTGGACAAGGTCATGAGTTGGGACGCCGCGGTGGCATGGCGCGCGTCGGCACCGGCGCCGCTGGTCTTCACCAACGGCGTGTTTGATTTGCTGCATCCGGGACACATCGAGGTGCTCGATCGGGCACGGCGCGAGGGCGCTGCGCTGGTCGTCGGGCTCAACAGCGATGCGTCGGTGCAACGTCTCAAGGGGCCCACGCGACCGGTGCGCAACACGGCGGAACGCGCAGCGGTGCTGGCCGGTCTCGAGGCGGTCGATGCGGTGGTGGTGTTCGAGGACGACACACCGCAGGCGCTGGTGCAGGCCCTCGCGCCCGATGTCATTGTCAAGGGCGGCGACTACTCACCGGACACCATTGTCGGCGCGGAGGTTGTGCGCGCTCGCGGTGGTCGTGTTGTCGTCGTACCGCTCGTTCCCGGTCAATCCACTACCTCCATCATCGAGAAACTTCGTGGCTGA
- a CDS encoding non-canonical purine NTP pyrophosphatase — MSASLRVCVLATRSSGKVRELLPLLKAHGWSPLTLDEAGVVYDEAEEQIEVHDSFEANALAKARHYAARVPYPVFADDSGLAVDALHGAPGVYSKRWCGRDDLNGDALDAANNAHLLKALEAAGAMRADQRGARYVCIAAYAVGAQTMGAQTMGAQVLAGQMPGVQAPEAWARGETRGHILSAPVGEGGFGYDPYFHSADLQASFAVVPTEAKATVSHRGRAFRSLLETLERGTFLPSPVDPGSRLG, encoded by the coding sequence ATGAGTGCGTCGCTCCGCGTCTGTGTGCTGGCCACACGCAGCAGTGGCAAGGTGCGCGAGCTCCTGCCTCTGCTGAAGGCGCACGGCTGGTCACCGCTTACGTTGGACGAGGCGGGGGTGGTGTACGACGAGGCCGAGGAGCAGATCGAAGTGCATGACAGCTTCGAGGCCAATGCCTTGGCCAAGGCCCGTCACTACGCGGCGCGTGTGCCGTATCCGGTGTTCGCCGACGATTCCGGGCTCGCTGTGGACGCGCTGCACGGCGCGCCCGGTGTGTACAGCAAGCGCTGGTGCGGGCGCGACGACTTGAACGGCGACGCGCTGGATGCGGCCAACAACGCGCACCTCCTCAAGGCGTTGGAGGCGGCGGGCGCGATGCGTGCGGATCAGCGCGGCGCGCGGTACGTGTGCATCGCCGCGTATGCGGTGGGTGCCCAGACCATGGGGGCCCAGACCATGGGAGCCCAAGTGCTGGCGGGCCAGATGCCTGGGGTCCAGGCGCCCGAGGCCTGGGCGCGCGGGGAAACCCGTGGCCATATCCTGAGCGCTCCCGTCGGCGAGGGCGGATTTGGCTACGATCCCTACTTCCACTCGGCGGACCTGCAGGCGAGCTTTGCGGTGGTGCCGACGGAGGCGAAGGCGACAGTCAGTCACCGGGGGCGGGCGTTTCGCTCGTTGCTGGAGACGCTGGAGCGCGGAACTTTTTTGCCGTCCCCAGTTGACCCGGGGAGCCGACTCGGATAA
- the rph gene encoding ribonuclease PH: MADSVADLSSETTARARAGRSAADLREVSLERGAVPYAEGSCLVSFGRTRVLCAASVEQGVPGWKKGSGEGWVTAEYAMLPRATKTRVSRERSQVGGRTQEIQRLVGRSVRAMLDDFRFGEFTIKVDCDVLQADGGTRTAAITGASVAVVDAFAWMVQQGHLVASPVRRRVAAVSVGLIDGEPRLDLDYEEDVRAGVDMNVVMSSEGRFVEVQGTGEHGTFAREELDALLGLAVRGIESLSAAQARVLDGPLSSVRAG, from the coding sequence GTGGCTGATTCTGTGGCTGATCTTTCGTCTGAAACGACGGCGCGCGCGCGCGCCGGACGCAGCGCCGCCGACCTGCGTGAGGTGTCGCTGGAGCGCGGGGCCGTGCCCTACGCTGAAGGTTCGTGCCTGGTGAGTTTCGGTCGCACGCGCGTGCTGTGCGCGGCGTCGGTGGAGCAGGGCGTGCCGGGCTGGAAGAAGGGCAGTGGCGAGGGCTGGGTGACGGCGGAGTACGCCATGCTGCCCCGTGCCACGAAGACGCGTGTCTCGCGCGAGCGCTCACAGGTTGGGGGACGCACGCAGGAGATTCAACGTCTCGTGGGACGCAGTGTGCGCGCCATGCTCGACGACTTTCGCTTCGGCGAGTTCACCATCAAGGTGGACTGCGATGTGCTGCAGGCTGATGGCGGCACGCGTACGGCGGCCATCACCGGCGCCAGTGTGGCAGTCGTCGACGCCTTCGCCTGGATGGTGCAGCAGGGCCACCTGGTCGCATCGCCTGTGCGTCGGCGCGTGGCGGCGGTGAGTGTGGGACTCATCGATGGCGAACCGCGGCTCGATCTCGACTACGAGGAGGATGTGCGCGCCGGTGTCGACATGAACGTCGTCATGAGCAGCGAAGGGCGATTTGTCGAGGTGCAGGGGACCGGTGAACACGGCACGTTTGCGCGTGAAGAACTCGATGCCTTGCTGGGACTCGCGGTGCGCGGCATCGAGAGTTTGTCGGCAGCGCAGGCGCGTGTGCTTGACGGGCCGCTGAGCAGCGTGCGTGCCGGCTGA